The DNA segment GGCGTCAGCCAACAACTTCGCGCGGACCTTCTCGAGCAGCGCGGAGGCCTGAGCCTGGCGGAAGCGATCCTGATTCTGCATCACGAAGGCCCGATACTGCTGCGCGTTGGCTCCAACCTCGGCACCGCGACGCTCAAAGTAAGCGGAGAGATCCTCTTCTTCGACCTTGAGGTTCTCTTTTCGGGCGATCTCCATGAGCAAGAACTCACGCTTGATCTGCTCGACAACGTCCTCGCGAATGCTCGCGGCGATCGCCTCCACGCTCAGACCAAACTGCGCCGGGTCGATGCCCTGCTGGGCGAACATCTGCAGACGCTGGCGCGCTGCCTGGGTGACCTGCTCGTCGAGGAAGCTCGGCGGAAGCTCGAAGCTGTTCTGCTCGAGAAGCGTCGTCATCATCGCGTTGATCGCCAGCTGCTCGGCCTCTTTCTGACGCTGCTCTTCGAGGCGAGTGCGGATCGCCGAGCGCACCTCCAGAAGCGTCTCGCCCTGGCCGGTGGTCTTGGCGAACTCATCATCGAGCTCCGGGAGCACCTTACGCTCGACCTTGGTCACGGTCAGGCGGATCGGCAACTTCTGGCCACGCAGCTCTTCGACCGGGAAGTCCTCCTGAGCGTCGATCTCCGAGTCGACCACCGCGTCAAAGCCCTGGCCGGTGAGCGCATCTTCGATGCCCGGAAGGGTCTGCCCCGAGCCGATCTCCACCTGCACGCCGCTCGAGCGCATATCTTTAAGCTCGGGATGCTCGCCCACCGCTTCGAAGTTGACGGTGACGATATCACCGGTCTCAATGACCTCGCGGGTGACCACCGGCTCGAGCTTCGAGTTGTTCTGGCGCAGGTTCTCAAGCTCGGCGTCGACCGCTTCGTTGGCGATCTCAGCTTTGGGCTTCTCGACCTTCACACCCATGTAGCCGATCGGATCGATCTCGGGGCGCAGCTCATAATCCACCGTGAACTTCAGCTCACCGCTTTCCTCCATGGGAATATCGGTGACCTGGGGCACGCCCACATGCAGGACGTTCTCGGTCTCTTTGAGCATCTTGTTGACATTGTCGCTGACGAGATCTTCGATCACATCGCGCATCACCGCCTGCCCGTAGCGCTGCTTCATCACCGAGAGCGGGATCTTGCCTTTGCGGAAGCCCGAAATTTTGACGCGATTCGAGAGCTGACGCAGGGCCTTATTGACCTGACGATTGTACTCTTCCGCCTCTACCGTGATCGTCGCGCTACGCGTCAACTCGCCAGTCTCTTCGACCTGATGTGCCATCGGCTTGCTCTCCTTAAGCAGTGCTGCCGTCCTCGCAAAAGCCCCGGGTCGGGGGGATGGGGATCGGCCTGATCATCGGCGCTCTGCCCCCCTGGGATGCGGGACCACAACGCCTGGTGTTTGTGGTGGCGACTCGCTTCTGCGAGCGCCGGTGATGCTGCGGATGGCCGACCGGCTCACCGGCGGCCATCCTCCATACGAGAGGGGGGACTCGAACCCCCACGGGATACCCCACTGGAACCTAAATCCAGCGCGTCTACCAATTCCGCCACTCTCGCGTGCGGTGCCTGTCGTACAAACGCTAAAAGCCGAGCCGGGCAGACGCCTCGACCCGGCTTTGGCCGTCATCGCAGGCGACGTCGGCGCGCCGCCTTACTCTCTTTATGGGCCAGGAAGGAATCGAACCTTCAACCTGCGGATTAAGAGTCCGTTGCTCTACCGATTGAGCTACTGGCCCCAACGGGTCCGCGCGCTGGAGCAGGCGCGTTCCTGACGTTGAGTGCGCCCGGCAGGATTCGAACCTGCGACCTACGGATTCGAAGTCCGGCGCTCTATCCAGCTGAGCTACAGGCGCGGATTTCACAGCCAAAACTGCGAAACGAAGCGTCTTATGCCACCCCCACCCCTATCGTTCAAGTGTTTTTTTCCCCTTTTTGGACTGAGCCCCACCCCCTCCGACATCATCGCCCGGATACTTCCCCCGCGAAGCGTCCACCTTAATACTACGCCGTGAGCCGAAGCCGACGTCGATGGCTGGGAAGTCAAGAGCTTCTCGGGCAAGGCGCGAAACTTAAGGCGATGCTTTGCAACGCTGCCCGAGGTGCTCTCAACGCGAGCTCACGGCGACATAAGGACCAACGAAAAAAACGCCTCACCGCAACTGCGATAAGGCGTTCTTCGAGGAGGGTGGATAACGGGATTTGAACCCGTGACCTCTGGCACCACAAGCCAGCGCTCTAACCGACTGAGCTATACCCACCGTGCCGACGCCGACCTCGAAAGGTTATGCGTCGAACAGGCCGGGAAGTTAATGAGCGTTGAGGTATGTGTCAAGCGTTTCCTGCGCAGCTCCCTGCGATTTTTTTCGCCACCGGCAAACAACCCCGCCCCACGGCGTTGACTTTACCTTGAGCGCACTACGTTTAGAGCCGTTGGCCTGCCGCAGAGAACCGGCGGCAGGCTTCTGGTACACTTTGAGGGGAGACGCCGCTACAACCGGTGCCATACGACCGGTGGCGTGCCTGAATCTCCCCCGGTCCATTCGCCCCTATGCGACCTCTGTCGAGAGCCAAAGCTTATGTCCGAACCTCCACAGCCCGCCCCCCGCTCCTCGGCCCCCGGATTTCTGATCGCCTCCCCTCGCCTCGATGGCTCCCCCTTTGAGCGCGCCGTCGTCGCCATGGTGCATCATGACGAAGAGGGGGCGATGGGCTTTATCATCAACAAGCCCCTGGAGATCGACTTCGGATCGTTGATTCAGAGCGTCAACGAGGAGATCACCCCGCAGCTCAGCCCCTCGAGCTTTGAGATGCCGGTGTACTTCGGTGGTCCGGTACGCATTGAGCAGCTCTGGGTGATGTACCGCCGGCTGGATCGTGGCGACAGCCAGGAGGCCGAACAACGGCGACGTCTTCGTCGCATGCGCCAGCGCAGCGATGACGATGAGCTCACCTTCAATCAGGGCTGGTACCTGGCGGCCAGCGGCGAAATCATTGAGGGCTTTGCCCGGGGAATGCAGGCCGGCGATTACAGACCCTTCATCGGGTATGCCGGATGGGGCCCCGGCCAGCTGGAGCAGGAGATCGAAGAGGGCAGCTGGCTACTCGACGACTTCCACGCCGAGAGCTTCTTTCACACCAGCTATGACGCGCAGTGGGACGAGGCCCTGGCGCGCATCGGCGTCAACCCGACGGCCTTTATGATGATGGCGCGCTCCGGCTCGGCCTGAACGCGCAGCAGATCATCGCTGCGTTGAGTTTTTCCCCAGGGTTTTCCACAGGGCTTTCACAGGGCGATCGCCCGACGATCCACAGGGGGCGATCGTGATCACCCGCGGATCCTCACCACGATCGTCCCCCTCCCCCCCGCTTTCCACAGTCTATCCGGCTGAAATCATTGCGCTTTCATTGCGACGCAAATTTTTCCGTGGATTGCCAGCATCCTCCGCAGCGCTTTCAACCCCTTTTTTTCCACACCCCTGTGGAAAACTATCCTCGGAGTGAATGAGCCCCGCTTCCTCGTTGGCCGCAGCGCGTCATAGTCGCCCCGCGGAGGCATCGGTGCATTCGAAATGATCTTCCCTTTACCCGGCCCATCCCCCATAACCTGAAGGGCCCGGGCGACGCCGATGACGCGCCGCCTGCGGCAACACCACATCGACGGGTCGAGGGCCTCGCGCATGCCGCGAACCCCAGGCTGCTCACGGATGAGTCGGCCCCCTGTCGCTATGTACCTCTCGAGATGTTGAATCTGTGATGAGCTCCTCTCAGCCCCAAGCGATGTTGCATATGCAAGAACTCTGGAACGCCGCCCTGCTCGAACTCAGGACCAAGGTCAATGAGCACAACTTCACGAACTGGTTCGAGAAGCTGCGCCTGTTGGAATGCAACGATGAGACCCTTGTACTCGGGGTCGATGATCCCTTTGTGCAGGTCTGGGTCCAGGATAACTACATCGATCTGATCGAGCAGGCCGTGGAGCATGCCGCCGGCCAGCCTCTGAAGATCGAGATCGTTGAGAGCGGCCAGGACGAGCCCATCGAGGTGGAGAACATTGACCTTGAGGCCGAGCCGATGGCCGCGCGCTCCGCGCGCCTCGACAACGAAAGCGGCCAGGCTGCCCTCTTTGACTTCGGGCTCATCGAAGCGGCATCGCCGGCCGATCTCGACGCACTGGTGAGCGCGGCGGGCATGAACCCGCGCTACACCTTCGATGAGTTTGTCGTGGGTCCCTCCAACCAGTTTACCCACGCGGCCTGCCAGGCCGTGGCCTCGGGCAGCGGTCAGACCTACAACCCGCTCTTCATCTTCGGGGGAGTGGGCCTGGGTAAGACGCACCTCTTGCAGGCGATCGGCGTGGAGATGTTGCGCCGCGATCCCCGCACCCGCGTGCGCTACCTCTCGGCCGAAGTCTTCATGAACGAGCTCATCGGGAGCCTGCGCCAGAAGACGATGGCCGAGTTTCGCAACCAGTTCAGAAACGACTGCGATCTGCTCCTGATCGATGACATTCAGTTCATCGGCGGCAAGGACTCCACCCAGGAGGAGTTCTTCCACACGTTCAACGCCCTCTATCAGAGCGGCAAGCAGATCGTGATGACCTCCGATAAGACCCCGCAGGAGCTGCCCGGCATTGAGGAGCGCCTGGCCAGCCGCTTCGCCTGGGGATTGATCGCCGATGTGCAAGCCCCCGAGATCGAGACCCGGGTGGCGATCCTGGAGAAGAAGGCCGAAGACAGCAAGATCGAGCTGAGCAAAGAACTCGTGCTGCTGCTGGCCACCTCCATCCGCAGCAACGTGCGCGAGCTCGAAGGTACGCTCCTGCGCATGGTCGCCCAGGCCCAGCTCCTGGGCGTGCCGCTCAACACGGATCTGGCCCGCCAGCTGCTCAAACGCATGAACATCCAGCATGAGCGCAGCCTGGGCGTCGAGCAGATCATCCGCATGGTCGCCTCCCATTTCGACATCAAGCCCTCCGACATCAAGGGAAGCCGACGCACCCGCGCGATCAGCGAACCGCGTCAGATGGCGATGTACTTGAGCCGCAAGCACACCGGGGAGAGCTACCCGGAGCTGGGACGAAAGTTCGGTGGTAAGGATCACACCACGGTGCTCACCGCTTTCCGCAAGATCGAAGACCTGGTGGAGATGGGTAATAACGACTTCGCCACCGCCATCGCGGAGCTTGAAGCGTTGCTCCTGCGCTGAAACTCCCCCATAAGCCCCCACGATCGCCCGGGCCCAGCTTGACTTTAGGCCATGGGTGATGTTTATTTGCCGCGCTCTGGTCCCCGGCCAAAAATGGGGACCGACGCTGCGCACGCCCCTCACCCCGAAATCCATGCATCGACGCGGGGTTAGGGTGCCTTCATTCACGTAGCATTGAGACTCACTGCAACGCATACATTGAACTTCAGAGGTTTAAGATGAGCAAACGCACCTACCAACCGAGCAAAGTAAAGCGCCGTCGCACCCACGGATTCCGCAAGCGTATGAAGACCGTCGGCGGCCGTCTGACCGTCAAGCGTCGTCGCTCTCGCGGCCGCAAGCAGCTCGCTGTGACCAAGCACAAGAAGTAAGACTTGAGCGTCCCACGCCTGGACGAAGAATGGGTCTTTCGCTTCGATGCCTCGCTCCTCATTCCCCTCGCGCCACAAACGCGTGTTGGCGGAATGAACGCTGGCTGAAAGCACACCCGCAACTCCGACTCCAGGCCGGCCAGTGAGTGCATTGATCACACCCTCGAATCAAGGTGAAACCGCTCCCGGGGCGGAGGGACACGATCAGCGACTGCGAAAGTCGGAGCGTCTTTTGAAGCGCTCCGACTTTTTGCGCACTCGCCGCAAGGGACGCCGCTATGAAGGGCGTTGGACGGTGGTCTACTGCAAGGCCAACACGCTCGATCATCCTCGTCTGGGGGTGACGGTGAGCAAGAAGGTTGGCAACGCCGTCTGTCGCAACCGCTGGAAGCGACGCCTGCGCGAGATCTTTCGGCGCAACAAGGCGCTCTTTGGCCTGAGCCACGACACGGTGGTGATCGTCAAAGCGGGCAGCGAGCATCCGGCGTACGAGGAGCTGGTCGCCGACCTGCTCCAATCGGTGGCGCGAGCTCAAAAGCCGCGCCGCCCACGCGCGGAGCGTCGCTGATGTGCCAGGAGCACGCCACACACGACCAGGGGAACCTCA comes from the Lujinxingia sediminis genome and includes:
- the tig gene encoding trigger factor, with protein sequence MAHQVEETGELTRSATITVEAEEYNRQVNKALRQLSNRVKISGFRKGKIPLSVMKQRYGQAVMRDVIEDLVSDNVNKMLKETENVLHVGVPQVTDIPMEESGELKFTVDYELRPEIDPIGYMGVKVEKPKAEIANEAVDAELENLRQNNSKLEPVVTREVIETGDIVTVNFEAVGEHPELKDMRSSGVQVEIGSGQTLPGIEDALTGQGFDAVVDSEIDAQEDFPVEELRGQKLPIRLTVTKVERKVLPELDDEFAKTTGQGETLLEVRSAIRTRLEEQRQKEAEQLAINAMMTTLLEQNSFELPPSFLDEQVTQAARQRLQMFAQQGIDPAQFGLSVEAIAASIREDVVEQIKREFLLMEIARKENLKVEEEDLSAYFERRGAEVGANAQQYRAFVMQNQDRFRQAQASALLEKVRAKLLADAEIVDVEWPTEEAEEAEAAPAEEAEAKPKKKASSKKKSAKKDDEGTEEAEAKPKKKASSKKKSAKKDDDAEASE
- a CDS encoding YqgE/AlgH family protein, coding for MSEPPQPAPRSSAPGFLIASPRLDGSPFERAVVAMVHHDEEGAMGFIINKPLEIDFGSLIQSVNEEITPQLSPSSFEMPVYFGGPVRIEQLWVMYRRLDRGDSQEAEQRRRLRRMRQRSDDDELTFNQGWYLAASGEIIEGFARGMQAGDYRPFIGYAGWGPGQLEQEIEEGSWLLDDFHAESFFHTSYDAQWDEALARIGVNPTAFMMMARSGSA
- the dnaA gene encoding chromosomal replication initiator protein DnaA, which encodes MQELWNAALLELRTKVNEHNFTNWFEKLRLLECNDETLVLGVDDPFVQVWVQDNYIDLIEQAVEHAAGQPLKIEIVESGQDEPIEVENIDLEAEPMAARSARLDNESGQAALFDFGLIEAASPADLDALVSAAGMNPRYTFDEFVVGPSNQFTHAACQAVASGSGQTYNPLFIFGGVGLGKTHLLQAIGVEMLRRDPRTRVRYLSAEVFMNELIGSLRQKTMAEFRNQFRNDCDLLLIDDIQFIGGKDSTQEEFFHTFNALYQSGKQIVMTSDKTPQELPGIEERLASRFAWGLIADVQAPEIETRVAILEKKAEDSKIELSKELVLLLATSIRSNVRELEGTLLRMVAQAQLLGVPLNTDLARQLLKRMNIQHERSLGVEQIIRMVASHFDIKPSDIKGSRRTRAISEPRQMAMYLSRKHTGESYPELGRKFGGKDHTTVLTAFRKIEDLVEMGNNDFATAIAELEALLLR
- the rpmH gene encoding 50S ribosomal protein L34, which codes for MSKRTYQPSKVKRRRTHGFRKRMKTVGGRLTVKRRRSRGRKQLAVTKHKK
- the rnpA gene encoding ribonuclease P protein component translates to MKRSDFLRTRRKGRRYEGRWTVVYCKANTLDHPRLGVTVSKKVGNAVCRNRWKRRLREIFRRNKALFGLSHDTVVIVKAGSEHPAYEELVADLLQSVARAQKPRRPRAERR